The bacterium genome contains a region encoding:
- a CDS encoding bifunctional (p)ppGpp synthetase/guanosine-3',5'-bis(diphosphate) 3'-pyrophosphohydrolase: protein MARAGSIIRSSSGKDIFTRRDKDFFEFFGQLESVENKFNTYLTRFKYPKREKYLIRKAYDFSSLAHKGQLRNDGAPYIIHPIRVASILLHELSVTSADMICSALLHDVIEDCGITENEIKNNFNESVASMVRTLTKNPNLSNAKRVYFEAIMQAEDHIRLVKLCDRLDNLRSLRLIRNKAKTTRYIKETEGQYLPIAAEISPYLFRELRFEIQYQRTRYR, encoded by the coding sequence ATGGCGCGTGCCGGTTCGATAATACGCTCGTCCTCCGGAAAAGATATTTTTACGCGGCGAGATAAAGATTTTTTCGAATTTTTTGGGCAACTCGAATCGGTAGAAAATAAGTTTAACACCTATCTCACGCGGTTCAAATATCCCAAGCGTGAAAAATATCTTATTCGCAAAGCCTACGACTTTTCATCACTGGCTCACAAAGGACAATTGCGCAACGACGGGGCGCCCTATATCATCCATCCGATTCGTGTGGCGTCCATCCTTTTGCATGAATTGTCAGTTACTTCGGCGGACATGATTTGCTCTGCGCTTTTGCACGATGTGATCGAAGATTGTGGCATCACAGAAAATGAGATAAAAAATAATTTTAATGAGTCGGTAGCCTCGATGGTACGCACACTTACCAAAAATCCGAATCTCAGTAATGCTAAGCGCGTATATTTTGAAGCGATCATGCAGGCTGAAGATCACATACGCCTCGTAAAGCTTTGTGACCGCTTAGATAACCTTCGTTCACTACGGTTAATACGCAATAAAGCCAAAACAACCCGCTACATTAAAGAAACCGAAGGGCAATATCTGCCCATAGCGGCGGAGATCAGCCCGTATCTTTTTCGTGAATTACGATTTGAAATACAATATCAACGAACACGTTACCGATAA
- the tpx gene encoding thiol peroxidase, protein MKERAGHLSIKGKPLTWLGEEIKAGQKAPDYRVRTGFGPEATVTLADSKGKIRIISVAPSLDTGVCEMQAIRFNQEVEKLGADIEVHQITVDLPPAMTRFCNTKLNGNVKIKTFSDYAERSFGQAYGFLIKEWQTLGRGIVIIDKNDTVAYVEYCPKIEELPNFDAALSALKGL, encoded by the coding sequence ATGAAAGAACGCGCAGGACATCTCAGCATCAAAGGAAAACCTCTTACATGGTTAGGCGAAGAAATCAAAGCCGGGCAAAAGGCACCCGATTATAGAGTGCGTACGGGGTTTGGCCCCGAAGCAACCGTTACGTTAGCTGATTCCAAAGGTAAAATCCGAATTATCTCGGTCGCGCCTTCACTGGATACCGGTGTATGTGAAATGCAAGCCATTCGGTTTAACCAAGAAGTGGAAAAATTAGGCGCCGATATCGAAGTGCATCAGATCACGGTTGATTTGCCGCCGGCCATGACTCGCTTTTGTAATACCAAATTAAACGGCAACGTGAAGATCAAAACTTTTTCGGACTATGCGGAACGTTCGTTCGGTCAGGCGTATGGTTTTTTGATCAAAGAATGGCAAACGTTAGGGCGTGGTATCGTCATCATAGATAAAAACGATACCGTCGCGTATGTGGAGTATTGTCCAAAAATCGAAGAGTTGCCCAACTTTGATGCGGCGTTATCAGCGTTAAAAGGATTGTAA